Proteins encoded by one window of Salicibibacter halophilus:
- a CDS encoding DEAD/DEAH box helicase family protein — protein MTDVRLLTRHLGPALIRKMEDSTSICILTSFVMDSGVRYLAPALIDAAERGVEIKICTGDYLFITQPHALERLLNLHSNIELRLWQSNGHSFHPKAYLFKQADKKYTYIGSSNLSHSALNHGVEWNVEVADRSLFYEDALEQFTKTFYATETIALNDETLQLYEERYERHHAHQPDTARQFTQGEEADLMLPEIDVDDEPEVIHEPPATYEVDIKPRFAQVEALAELEKTIEEEYSKALVVMATGLGKTYLAAFFAKRFKRILFIAHLEEILHQAAHSFQKVIPAYSTGMYNGKRKERDADVCFASIFTLSMDQHLNEFDPGAFDLIIVDEFHHAAAKTYSKVLEHFEPSFLLGITATPDRNDNKDVYALCDGNVAFRFDFLQAIDRGWLSPFRYFGVYDDTDYSQLTWLGNRYAEDELLEVQLRDSMAERIYDAWKKRKQTKTVAFCSSIRQANFLCAYFQAQGISAVSLTSNSEINREQAIAAFSSGKIEIIFTVNLFNEGIDIPAIDTLLFVRPTESLTVFTQQLGRGLRLSDGKEHCVVIDLIGNYRNADVKLSVLGSESGRKGSRVIKPDVPNGCEIELDVKVIFLISELKHKKQPRKERLKNDYIAVKQELGRRPTYLELHHQGHSSSIEYRQEYRSYFHFLSAADELTDREQEILERYDNWIAEVEKTGMARSYKMVLLKTMLDRGKDEWIKPITREESAVRFSRYYLEKEHRFREFAKDKTSSKHWIHDPIKTAKKIEEMPMTKWSASGGDLLKLDEGTFSLNFDVPPEDREALYEITKEICEYRLHWYFERKG, from the coding sequence ATGACTGATGTACGATTGTTAACGCGCCATCTCGGTCCGGCGCTTATAAGAAAAATGGAAGACAGCACATCCATTTGTATTCTTACTTCTTTTGTCATGGACTCTGGCGTGCGGTATCTCGCGCCTGCCTTGATAGATGCAGCGGAGCGCGGCGTTGAAATCAAGATATGCACCGGGGATTATTTGTTTATTACGCAGCCCCATGCACTGGAGCGGTTGTTAAACCTTCATTCGAACATCGAACTCCGTCTTTGGCAGAGTAACGGACACTCCTTTCATCCAAAAGCTTACTTATTTAAACAAGCAGATAAAAAATATACTTACATAGGTTCATCGAATTTGTCCCATTCTGCATTAAATCACGGGGTCGAGTGGAATGTGGAAGTTGCTGATCGTTCCTTGTTCTATGAAGACGCGCTTGAACAGTTTACGAAAACCTTTTACGCAACGGAAACGATCGCGCTAAATGACGAGACGCTTCAATTGTATGAAGAACGGTATGAGCGTCATCACGCCCACCAGCCGGACACGGCTCGACAGTTCACCCAGGGGGAAGAAGCCGATTTAATGCTTCCGGAGATTGATGTTGACGACGAACCCGAGGTTATCCACGAACCACCGGCGACGTATGAAGTGGACATCAAACCGCGCTTTGCCCAAGTTGAAGCATTGGCTGAACTCGAAAAGACGATCGAGGAGGAGTATTCCAAAGCCCTTGTCGTTATGGCAACCGGACTTGGCAAAACGTATCTCGCTGCCTTTTTTGCGAAGCGCTTTAAAAGAATTTTATTCATCGCGCATTTGGAAGAAATTCTTCACCAAGCGGCTCATTCTTTCCAAAAAGTTATCCCTGCTTATTCGACCGGCATGTATAACGGCAAGCGAAAAGAAAGGGACGCCGACGTCTGTTTTGCATCGATTTTCACATTGAGCATGGACCAGCATTTAAACGAATTTGATCCCGGTGCCTTTGACTTAATCATTGTCGATGAGTTCCATCATGCGGCAGCTAAAACATACTCAAAAGTGCTTGAGCACTTCGAGCCTTCATTTTTACTAGGAATTACGGCAACGCCCGATCGCAATGACAATAAGGATGTCTATGCGCTATGTGACGGTAATGTCGCCTTTCGCTTCGATTTCCTGCAGGCGATTGATCGCGGCTGGCTTTCGCCGTTTCGCTACTTCGGCGTTTACGATGATACGGACTACAGCCAACTTACTTGGCTTGGCAATCGGTATGCAGAAGACGAATTGCTTGAAGTCCAGCTTCGCGATTCAATGGCAGAGAGAATCTATGATGCATGGAAAAAACGAAAACAGACAAAAACGGTCGCTTTTTGCTCTTCGATCCGTCAGGCAAATTTCCTTTGTGCATATTTTCAAGCACAAGGAATTTCGGCGGTCAGTTTGACCTCAAATTCCGAAATAAACAGGGAGCAAGCGATTGCAGCTTTTTCATCAGGAAAGATCGAAATTATCTTTACCGTCAATCTTTTCAATGAGGGCATCGACATCCCGGCTATCGACACCCTCCTTTTCGTTCGTCCAACAGAATCGTTGACGGTATTCACTCAGCAACTCGGACGTGGGTTGAGATTGAGCGATGGCAAAGAGCATTGTGTGGTGATTGATTTAATCGGGAATTATCGCAACGCGGATGTGAAACTAAGTGTCCTTGGCTCAGAAAGCGGCCGGAAAGGTTCGCGTGTGATCAAACCGGACGTTCCAAATGGATGTGAGATTGAACTTGATGTTAAGGTCATATTTCTCATCAGTGAGCTGAAACATAAAAAACAACCGCGGAAAGAAAGGCTTAAGAATGACTATATCGCGGTGAAGCAAGAACTCGGGAGGAGACCGACTTACCTTGAACTTCATCATCAAGGCCATTCATCATCCATTGAATACCGCCAAGAATACCGTTCTTATTTTCATTTCCTTTCGGCAGCTGACGAGCTGACAGATCGGGAACAGGAAATTTTAGAGCGTTACGATAACTGGATTGCAGAAGTGGAAAAAACCGGCATGGCGAGAAGTTATAAGATGGTTCTGTTGAAAACGATGTTGGATCGGGGCAAAGATGAGTGGATAAAGCCAATCACACGTGAGGAAAGCGCAGTCAGGTTTAGCCGCTATTATTTGGAAAAGGAACACCGCTTCAGGGAATTCGCGAAAGACAAAACAAGCAGCAAGCACTGGATTCATGATCCAATTAAAACCGCCAAAAAAATTGAAGAAATGCCTATGACAAAATGGAGCGCAAGCGGGGGCGACCTACTGAAACTCGATGAAGGCACATTCAGCCTGAACTTCGACGTACCGCCGGAAGACCGAGAAGCGTTATATGAAATAACAAAAGAAATCTGTGAATATCGCTTGCATTGGTATTTTGAGCGGAAAGGATAA
- a CDS encoding iron-containing alcohol dehydrogenase, with translation MSMNMKIESMLGYHTFEMPTAIKHGIGAIRHLGEEIKNLGADKVLLVTGPTIYSSGVTKPVEDSLEKAGVEVVLFNKVEPNPPSRLIGEGASLYQQEGCNSLVAVGGGSSMDTAKAIGLEVTHEGTILDYEDAKGKKEMENRIPPFITVPTTAGAGSEVTQWAVITDEDRQTKFNAGGPLIAAHATIIDPELHVSMPSHVTAMTGIDAIAHAIECYTMKFAQPVTDAVALLAIEYASKYIRRAYADAEDLEARYGMAQASMLAGLSYGSESAGAAHAMSQTLGGIIPVAHGQCVAAMTGPVMEFNWKGAPERFARIAQAFGIDTAHISTEKAAKAAVQYMYDLADDLNIPTLEAQGVSPEMTEHLAKVAYEDAQTEGNPRDLTIQNYEWIYKRCFHQVPKTV, from the coding sequence ATGAGCATGAACATGAAAATTGAATCCATGTTAGGCTACCATACATTTGAAATGCCAACGGCTATTAAACACGGGATCGGTGCGATTCGTCATCTTGGAGAAGAAATTAAAAATCTTGGGGCCGATAAAGTTCTACTCGTTACAGGCCCTACCATTTACAGTTCCGGAGTTACCAAGCCTGTGGAAGACAGCCTGGAGAAAGCAGGTGTTGAGGTTGTTCTTTTTAATAAAGTGGAACCAAACCCTCCATCGCGACTGATCGGTGAAGGTGCTTCCCTTTATCAGCAGGAGGGATGTAACAGTTTGGTGGCCGTTGGGGGCGGAAGCTCGATGGATACGGCAAAAGCGATTGGGCTCGAAGTGACTCACGAAGGGACAATTCTTGATTACGAAGATGCTAAAGGAAAAAAAGAGATGGAAAACCGCATCCCCCCATTTATCACAGTTCCCACAACGGCGGGAGCCGGATCAGAAGTTACGCAATGGGCGGTCATTACAGACGAGGATCGCCAAACGAAATTTAATGCCGGGGGACCATTAATTGCGGCACATGCAACCATTATTGACCCTGAATTGCACGTATCTATGCCGTCGCATGTCACAGCCATGACCGGCATCGACGCCATTGCACATGCAATCGAGTGTTATACAATGAAATTTGCCCAACCAGTGACAGACGCAGTTGCCCTATTGGCGATCGAATATGCCTCCAAGTATATCCGTCGCGCTTATGCGGATGCAGAAGATTTGGAAGCACGTTACGGAATGGCGCAAGCATCCATGCTTGCAGGTCTTTCATACGGCAGTGAATCAGCCGGTGCCGCCCATGCGATGAGTCAAACGCTTGGAGGGATTATTCCTGTCGCCCATGGGCAATGCGTCGCGGCAATGACGGGACCAGTAATGGAATTTAATTGGAAAGGAGCTCCGGAACGTTTCGCTCGTATTGCGCAAGCATTCGGCATTGACACTGCCCACATCAGCACTGAAAAAGCGGCAAAAGCAGCAGTACAGTATATGTACGATCTTGCGGACGATCTCAACATTCCGACATTGGAAGCGCAAGGAGTCAGCCCGGAAATGACTGAACATCTGGCAAAAGTCGCTTATGAGGACGCACAAACAGAAGGAAATCCACGTGACCTTACCATTCAGAACTACGAATGGATCTATAAACGCTGTTTTCATCAAGTGCCGAAAACCGTTTAG
- a CDS encoding YidH family protein, which yields MNERNDDNQLKYAQQHLANERTYLAWVRTAAAILGVGFLVTSLHYSMGISENLLIVILGIFTGLLGIVTIIMASISYFKKEKQILRQTFYPSHMVIYFFSLLLVILTLIATLYITQILI from the coding sequence ATGAATGAGAGAAATGATGACAATCAATTAAAGTATGCCCAGCAGCATTTGGCCAATGAACGTACCTACTTGGCATGGGTGCGCACCGCCGCAGCTATTTTGGGCGTCGGATTTTTAGTGACCAGTCTGCACTATTCCATGGGAATATCGGAAAATTTACTGATTGTGATTTTAGGGATTTTTACAGGCTTGTTAGGAATTGTAACGATCATAATGGCATCCATTAGTTATTTTAAAAAAGAAAAACAAATCCTTAGACAAACCTTTTATCCATCCCATATGGTGATTTACTTCTTTTCTCTTTTATTGGTTATTCTTACTCTGATTGCAACGCTTTATATTACGCAGATATTAATCTAA
- a CDS encoding amidohydrolase family protein — protein MSLIDTDIHERVSYHELFPYLDQPWRRYISDCGWFQEKHMPYTQPTVAGVDRADAQAPGGKPAGTDLGFMQEQLLDSNGHEYGVLTGALDPSPSSMHGWHEMATALASAYNDWQIDHWLDKDSRLYGSVHIAAQNPAAAAREIERVGSHPKMVQVLLPIDDILWGDPYYHPIYEAAEKHQLMIGMHHNEPPVHFGKWPNYFIEWHTLIPTAHMNQVTNMIFSGIFDQFPGLKLMMIEGGFTYAPFLMRKMDQQYIDLRHEVPWVKRMPSDIIRDHLCFTTQPLEEIKKWELMQMIDQMGSDKLISFSTDYPHWDYDSPERALPPRLDEDLKRRIFSENARNFYPKLP, from the coding sequence ATGAGTCTGATAGACACCGATATTCATGAACGTGTCAGTTATCATGAACTTTTTCCTTATTTAGATCAGCCTTGGCGAAGATATATTTCCGACTGTGGTTGGTTCCAAGAGAAGCATATGCCTTATACACAGCCAACCGTTGCCGGTGTGGACCGTGCAGATGCCCAAGCGCCAGGTGGGAAGCCTGCTGGAACAGACTTAGGGTTTATGCAAGAACAACTCTTGGACAGTAATGGTCACGAATACGGCGTTCTAACAGGTGCCCTGGACCCTTCCCCCTCCTCCATGCATGGATGGCACGAAATGGCAACAGCACTGGCCAGCGCGTATAACGATTGGCAAATTGACCATTGGCTTGACAAAGATTCCCGTCTTTACGGCTCTGTCCATATAGCCGCACAGAACCCTGCCGCTGCCGCTCGTGAAATTGAACGAGTGGGAAGCCACCCAAAGATGGTTCAAGTTCTCCTGCCCATTGATGACATTCTTTGGGGAGATCCTTATTACCACCCTATTTATGAAGCGGCTGAAAAACATCAACTTATGATCGGCATGCATCATAATGAACCTCCTGTTCATTTTGGAAAATGGCCGAATTATTTTATCGAGTGGCATACTTTGATTCCAACCGCCCATATGAACCAAGTAACGAATATGATTTTTTCAGGAATTTTTGACCAATTTCCCGGATTGAAGCTCATGATGATCGAAGGCGGTTTTACTTACGCGCCGTTCCTCATGAGAAAAATGGATCAACAATACATTGACTTACGTCACGAAGTTCCATGGGTCAAACGGATGCCAAGCGACATTATTCGGGATCATCTTTGTTTTACCACCCAACCTTTGGAAGAAATTAAGAAGTGGGAACTTATGCAAATGATTGATCAAATGGGCAGCGACAAGCTCATCTCGTTCTCAACCGATTATCCCCACTGGGATTACGATTCTCCGGAACGGGCATTGCCCCCGCGCCTTGATGAGGATCTTAAAAGAAGGATCTTTTCTGAGAATGCCCGTAACTTTTATCCAAAACTTCCATAG
- a CDS encoding Rieske (2Fe-2S) protein: MQQVVGQIQDLSPGEMMEAKFDGRPVVICRASDGEFHAFTNLCPHQGAPLSKGKLCGAPEPADHVGEYNYLREGDILRCPWHGREFDIKNHGRMLVKDKQKLREYKLFIEDGNIIMYK; encoded by the coding sequence ATGCAGCAAGTCGTTGGCCAAATACAAGATCTCTCCCCGGGCGAGATGATGGAAGCAAAGTTTGACGGTCGTCCGGTCGTTATTTGTCGCGCTTCCGATGGGGAGTTTCACGCATTCACCAATCTTTGTCCTCATCAAGGGGCGCCCTTAAGCAAAGGCAAATTGTGCGGTGCTCCAGAGCCCGCCGATCATGTTGGGGAGTACAACTATTTACGCGAGGGAGACATTTTACGGTGCCCCTGGCATGGACGTGAATTTGATATCAAAAATCACGGACGTATGTTGGTAAAAGATAAGCAAAAACTCCGTGAGTATAAATTATTCATAGAAGATGGCAACATCATCATGTACAAATGA
- a CDS encoding glycine betaine ABC transporter substrate-binding protein — MRKNPFVYGLLSVGILAGLTACGNEGSSAVGEEEEENDANEIEEIVGIDPGSGTMDMAERTMEAYDLDIDLASSSEAAMISELEEAIADQEPIVVTLWEPHWAFNDYDLEFLEDPEEAMGQSENIHTMVREGLEDDHASAYQLLDNFHWEIDDMNEVMLNAREDDVEIPESAEEWIENNRDEVDAWLEGVEPVENEEVELAYVNWETEIASTSVVAHVLEEVGYDVELTSVEMGVAFESLSNGDVDGMLIAWLPVGAASYYEQYEDEIVDLGPNLEGAQQGFVIPDYMDIDSIEDLQEE; from the coding sequence ATGCGCAAAAACCCTTTCGTGTATGGTTTACTATCTGTTGGAATTTTGGCTGGACTTACTGCTTGTGGTAACGAGGGTTCATCAGCCGTCGGAGAAGAGGAAGAAGAAAATGATGCAAACGAAATTGAAGAAATCGTTGGCATTGATCCGGGATCAGGAACGATGGACATGGCTGAAAGGACAATGGAAGCCTATGACTTGGATATTGATCTAGCTTCAAGTTCAGAAGCAGCAATGATATCGGAATTAGAGGAAGCAATTGCCGATCAAGAGCCGATCGTTGTTACTCTCTGGGAGCCACACTGGGCGTTTAATGACTATGACTTGGAATTTTTAGAGGATCCGGAAGAGGCAATGGGTCAATCTGAAAATATCCATACGATGGTAAGAGAAGGTCTTGAGGATGACCATGCTTCAGCCTATCAATTATTGGATAATTTTCACTGGGAAATAGATGATATGAATGAGGTTATGTTAAACGCTAGAGAAGACGATGTGGAAATTCCCGAATCCGCTGAGGAATGGATTGAAAACAATCGGGATGAAGTTGACGCTTGGTTAGAAGGTGTCGAACCGGTTGAAAATGAGGAAGTCGAGTTGGCCTATGTCAATTGGGAAACAGAAATCGCATCAACGAGTGTCGTTGCGCATGTTCTGGAGGAAGTGGGCTACGATGTCGAGTTGACGTCGGTTGAAATGGGTGTGGCATTTGAATCCCTTTCTAATGGAGACGTTGATGGTATGTTGATTGCTTGGCTCCCTGTAGGCGCAGCATCCTATTATGAACAATATGAAGATGAGATCGTCGATCTTGGACCGAATTTGGAAGGCGCTCAACAAGGGTTTGTTATCCCTGATTATATGGATATTGATTCTATCGAAGATCTGCAGGAAGAATAA
- a CDS encoding NAD(P)/FAD-dependent oxidoreductase: MENLYDITIIGGGPAGLFTAFYGGMRQAKVKIIESMPQLGGQLSALYPEKYIYDVAGFPAARAQDLVDDLVKQMRMFEQTVVLDQSVETVNKLNDETFRIETDKETHYSRTIIIAAGVGAFQPRKLKIEEAEQYEGRNLHYFVNNLGDFKNTDVLICGGGDSAVDWTLMLANDANVTLTHRREKFRAHEHSISELQSAPVSTHTPYEVSELRGNGEEIKQVLLKEVKGTDQKVVDVDNVIVNYGFISSLGPIKTWGLETTKNSIIVNSRMETNIKGIYAVGDITSFDGKVKLIATGFGDAPTAVSNAKAYMDPGARLQPGHSTHMF, from the coding sequence ATGGAAAATCTTTATGATATAACCATTATCGGTGGCGGGCCTGCAGGATTATTTACCGCTTTCTACGGGGGAATGCGCCAGGCAAAAGTGAAAATTATCGAAAGCATGCCCCAATTGGGCGGCCAACTCTCAGCCCTCTATCCCGAAAAGTATATATACGACGTGGCCGGTTTTCCGGCAGCACGCGCTCAAGATCTTGTGGACGACTTGGTTAAACAGATGCGCATGTTTGAACAAACCGTCGTGCTCGATCAATCCGTAGAAACCGTCAATAAGCTGAACGACGAGACATTTCGAATCGAAACGGATAAAGAAACGCATTACTCACGGACGATTATTATTGCTGCCGGTGTCGGTGCTTTTCAACCCCGCAAACTCAAAATTGAAGAGGCCGAACAATATGAAGGCAGAAATCTCCATTATTTTGTTAACAATCTGGGCGATTTCAAAAACACAGACGTCCTTATTTGCGGAGGTGGAGACTCTGCCGTTGACTGGACGCTCATGCTGGCAAATGATGCAAATGTTACCCTTACGCATCGTCGTGAAAAATTCCGTGCGCATGAGCACAGCATCTCCGAATTGCAATCTGCCCCAGTCAGCACGCACACCCCATATGAAGTGAGCGAACTACGGGGCAATGGAGAAGAAATCAAGCAGGTTCTCCTGAAGGAGGTAAAAGGAACCGACCAAAAAGTGGTCGACGTTGACAACGTCATCGTCAACTATGGGTTCATTTCCTCCCTCGGTCCCATTAAAACATGGGGACTCGAAACGACGAAAAACTCCATCATTGTGAATTCCCGTATGGAAACGAATATCAAGGGAATTTACGCAGTCGGAGATATTACCTCTTTCGATGGCAAAGTGAAGCTGATTGCCACCGGGTTTGGGGATGCTCCAACGGCTGTCAGCAATGCCAAAGCCTATATGGATCCAGGTGCCCGGCTCCAGCCTGGCCATAGTACGCACATGTTTTAA
- a CDS encoding M24 family metallopeptidase has translation MTDRGGKRTFRFYLSEYKKRLYHTKKRMQEKGIDVLLITDPANMNYLTGYDAWTFYVGQIVAVSIDEEEPMWIGRDQDVNGAHITAWMNEKNIIPCPEDYYHSDQKHPMDFFARLVHLMGKSNRPIGVEMDMYYFTATTYEALKRALPNAILKDANALVNWVRLIKSDQEIEYMRKAATLAENAMTVGIEKINTGVRENEVVAEIYHELIAGTEAFGGDYPAVAPLIPSGDDTGALHVTWSDRKFHANDFAILKLAGCFSRYHAPLSRTVAIGETPTKIKDGAKRCVEGLYAALDTIEPGATCEDIEAAWRKVAEKHGVLMDSFLGYSVGSNYPPDWGSHTANLRQGDRTVLKPNMTFHMIPRLWIGDSGIEVSETFRVTENGCETLTDFERTLFCK, from the coding sequence ATTACCGATAGAGGGGGCAAAAGAACTTTCCGGTTCTATCTGTCCGAGTACAAGAAAAGGCTTTATCATACAAAAAAAAGAATGCAGGAAAAAGGGATAGATGTCTTGCTCATTACCGACCCGGCGAATATGAATTATCTCACCGGTTATGATGCCTGGACGTTTTATGTCGGGCAAATCGTGGCGGTGAGCATTGATGAAGAGGAGCCAATGTGGATCGGGAGAGATCAAGATGTCAATGGCGCGCATATAACGGCTTGGATGAATGAAAAAAATATCATTCCTTGTCCGGAGGATTATTATCATTCCGATCAAAAGCATCCAATGGATTTTTTTGCAAGGCTCGTTCACCTCATGGGAAAATCCAATCGTCCCATCGGTGTGGAAATGGATATGTATTATTTTACGGCGACAACCTACGAAGCTTTGAAACGCGCATTGCCGAACGCAATACTCAAGGACGCAAATGCCCTCGTGAACTGGGTTCGTCTCATTAAATCCGATCAAGAAATTGAGTATATGAGAAAAGCAGCGACATTGGCGGAAAACGCGATGACCGTAGGCATTGAAAAAATAAACACCGGCGTACGTGAAAATGAAGTCGTTGCCGAAATCTATCATGAACTGATCGCCGGTACAGAAGCATTTGGCGGCGACTATCCGGCGGTGGCCCCGTTAATTCCATCGGGAGACGATACGGGCGCGCTTCATGTGACGTGGAGCGACCGGAAGTTTCACGCCAATGATTTTGCCATTTTAAAACTGGCAGGGTGTTTTTCCAGGTATCATGCGCCGCTGTCACGCACGGTCGCGATTGGAGAGACACCAACCAAAATCAAAGATGGCGCCAAACGGTGTGTAGAAGGGCTGTACGCAGCGCTTGATACCATTGAACCCGGCGCAACCTGTGAAGACATTGAAGCGGCTTGGCGAAAAGTGGCGGAAAAACACGGCGTTTTAATGGATAGCTTCCTTGGTTATTCCGTTGGTTCCAACTACCCGCCCGATTGGGGAAGCCATACAGCGAACCTTCGGCAAGGAGACCGGACAGTGCTAAAGCCGAACATGACCTTTCACATGATCCCGAGGCTATGGATCGGAGATTCAGGCATCGAAGTAAGCGAAACATTTCGGGTAACGGAAAATGGCTGTGAGACATTGACGGATTTTGAGCGGACGTTGTTTTGTAAGTGA
- a CDS encoding ABC transporter ATP-binding protein — protein MKVNLEQVNKTFPKGKNDTLHVLQDIDLKIEAGEFVSLLGPSGCGKSTILNLIAGLDSPTSGEVHVNDKKVKGPGTDRVVVFQQGGLFPWMNVLDNVTYGLLLKKMSKKEAEEKAMEGLRMVHLGNFTKSFPHELSGGMKQRVAIARSLVMDPDVLLMDEPFAALDEQTRIILHQELQEIWQKTGKTILFITHNIREALTLSERVLLMSTRPGAIKKSFKVQAARPRNPSDSVLVNLEKRVMSELEEEMEKVLKEEFGDDYRFKTSAVRDRDRDHMGDHI, from the coding sequence ATGAAAGTAAATTTGGAGCAAGTAAATAAAACGTTTCCCAAAGGTAAAAATGATACGCTCCACGTCCTCCAAGATATAGATCTCAAGATTGAAGCCGGGGAGTTTGTTTCCTTGCTTGGGCCTTCGGGCTGTGGAAAGTCCACGATTTTGAATTTAATCGCCGGTTTGGACAGTCCCACTTCGGGTGAAGTGCATGTGAATGATAAAAAAGTAAAAGGTCCCGGAACGGATCGAGTGGTCGTTTTTCAGCAAGGCGGGTTATTTCCATGGATGAACGTGCTGGATAACGTTACATATGGCCTGCTTTTGAAGAAGATGAGCAAAAAAGAAGCAGAAGAGAAGGCAATGGAAGGATTGCGGATGGTGCATCTCGGTAATTTTACAAAATCCTTCCCTCATGAGCTTTCCGGCGGGATGAAGCAGCGGGTAGCCATTGCACGTTCCCTCGTTATGGACCCCGACGTGCTTTTAATGGATGAACCGTTTGCGGCACTTGATGAACAAACGCGGATTATTTTGCATCAAGAACTTCAAGAGATCTGGCAAAAGACCGGGAAAACGATCCTGTTTATTACCCATAACATTCGTGAAGCATTGACGCTTTCGGAACGAGTATTGTTAATGAGCACACGCCCGGGTGCGATTAAAAAATCTTTTAAGGTGCAGGCAGCACGGCCGAGGAACCCTTCCGACAGCGTACTGGTAAACTTGGAAAAACGGGTGATGAGCGAACTGGAAGAAGAGATGGAGAAAGTGCTGAAGGAGGAGTTTGGGGATGATTACCGTTTTAAGACGAGTGCTGTTCGTGATCGTGATCGTGACCATATGGGAGATCATATCTAA
- a CDS encoding ABC transporter permease — MITVLRRVLFVIVIVTIWEIISKTNLFPTFMFPPLLIPNDPGGVTVLGTFVDGIITGQIIEATSVTLGRLLLGFSIAVVLGLTFGFLIARYKWVDDTLGFFVTALQSIPSIVWFPLAIVWFGLGNVAILFIVAIGATWTMTVNSSTGFKNVPSIYLNAARTLGSSGTHLARTVILPASVPHIISGLRVAWAFAWRAIMAGELLGAAGGLGYLLDMGRSLQAMDLVLSIMIVIGIIGTIMDNQVFLRMERSVARKWGLGT, encoded by the coding sequence ATGATTACCGTTTTAAGACGAGTGCTGTTCGTGATCGTGATCGTGACCATATGGGAGATCATATCTAAAACCAACCTATTCCCAACGTTTATGTTTCCTCCTTTGCTGATCCCGAATGATCCGGGCGGGGTCACCGTATTGGGAACATTTGTTGATGGGATAATCACAGGACAAATTATTGAAGCGACTAGCGTGACGCTCGGACGTCTATTGCTGGGTTTCTCGATCGCGGTTGTGTTGGGCCTTACGTTTGGATTTTTAATCGCCCGTTATAAATGGGTGGATGACACTTTAGGCTTTTTTGTAACTGCCTTGCAGTCGATTCCGAGTATTGTTTGGTTTCCGCTCGCGATCGTTTGGTTTGGGCTCGGAAATGTGGCCATTTTATTTATTGTTGCCATTGGAGCAACGTGGACAATGACCGTCAATTCCAGTACCGGATTTAAAAATGTGCCCAGTATTTATTTGAATGCTGCGCGGACGCTCGGATCTTCGGGCACGCATCTGGCACGAACGGTCATTTTGCCGGCGTCGGTGCCGCACATTATTTCCGGTCTTCGCGTGGCTTGGGCGTTTGCTTGGCGGGCGATTATGGCCGGGGAGTTACTCGGGGCAGCCGGGGGGCTCGGTTATCTTTTAGATATGGGGCGTTCCCTGCAAGCGATGGATCTCGTGCTGTCGATCATGATCGTGATCGGGATTATCGGAACGATCATGGATAACCAAGTATTTTTAAGAATGGAACGTTCCGTCGCGAGAAAATGGGGTCTCGGAACCTAA